The Nitrospira sp. genome includes a region encoding these proteins:
- the gatA gene encoding Asp-tRNA(Asn)/Glu-tRNA(Gln) amidotransferase subunit GatA produces MSLMSIHKLTLAELQRRFTAGDVSATEIVRSYFLRVTNIEPRIKAYLTQCKDAAFAQAERLDQALKGWRKTTPMMAMPLAVKDNICTEGVRTTCASRMLESFVPPYDATVVAKLRAQNYLLLGKTNLDEFAMGSSTENSAFGASRNPWNVQTVPGGSSGGSAAAVAADECVAALGSDTGGSIRQPAAFCGVVGLKPTYGRVSRYGLVAFASSLDQIGPITKDVTDAAILLGAIAGHDPRDSTSADVPVPDYLKALKRKDLKRLKVGVPAEYFADGLDPEVEQAVRAAIEGLRELGADIREIKLPTTDAAVATYYVIATAEASSNLARYDGVRFGRRAEESTDLLEMYLRTRAEGFGSEVKRRIMLGTYVLSAGYYDAYYGKAQAVRTLIRREFESAFERVDLIVTPVTPTTAFKFGEKAQDPLQMYLSDIYTISANLAGLPAISLPCGFSKAGLPIGLQLIGRPFEEETLLRGAHAYEQATNWRAKKPVVRSA; encoded by the coding sequence ATGTCATTGATGTCGATACATAAGTTGACGCTGGCGGAACTCCAGCGCAGGTTTACGGCCGGAGATGTGTCGGCCACGGAAATCGTGCGGAGCTATTTTTTGCGGGTGACGAATATCGAACCGCGAATCAAGGCCTATCTCACGCAATGCAAGGACGCGGCGTTCGCACAGGCGGAACGTCTCGATCAGGCGTTGAAGGGGTGGCGCAAGACCACGCCGATGATGGCCATGCCGCTGGCGGTGAAAGACAATATCTGCACGGAAGGTGTGCGCACCACTTGCGCGTCCCGTATGCTGGAGAGCTTTGTGCCGCCCTATGATGCGACCGTCGTCGCCAAATTGCGCGCGCAGAACTATTTGCTGCTCGGGAAGACGAACCTGGATGAATTTGCGATGGGGTCCTCCACCGAGAATTCGGCCTTCGGGGCCAGCCGCAATCCCTGGAATGTGCAGACCGTTCCCGGCGGATCGAGCGGCGGCTCTGCCGCCGCGGTCGCGGCGGACGAATGTGTGGCGGCGTTGGGCTCGGATACTGGCGGATCGATTCGTCAGCCGGCGGCGTTTTGTGGCGTGGTCGGATTAAAACCGACCTACGGCCGGGTGTCCCGCTACGGGCTAGTAGCGTTCGCTTCCTCGCTGGATCAGATCGGTCCCATCACGAAGGATGTGACGGATGCGGCGATCCTGCTGGGCGCGATCGCCGGTCACGATCCTCGAGATTCGACGTCGGCCGATGTGCCGGTTCCGGACTATCTCAAGGCCCTGAAGCGAAAAGATTTGAAGCGCCTCAAGGTGGGTGTTCCCGCGGAGTACTTTGCCGACGGTCTGGATCCGGAAGTGGAGCAGGCGGTTCGTGCCGCCATCGAAGGGTTGCGGGAACTCGGTGCCGACATCCGTGAGATCAAGTTGCCGACGACGGATGCGGCGGTCGCGACCTACTACGTCATCGCAACGGCCGAAGCCAGCTCCAATCTGGCCCGCTACGACGGCGTGCGATTCGGGCGACGGGCCGAAGAGAGTACGGATCTGCTGGAGATGTATTTGCGGACCAGGGCCGAGGGATTCGGGTCCGAGGTGAAACGCCGGATTATGCTGGGGACCTATGTGCTGAGCGCCGGCTACTACGACGCCTATTATGGCAAGGCCCAGGCGGTGCGGACGTTGATTCGCCGGGAATTCGAGTCGGCCTTTGAACGCGTCGACTTGATCGTCACGCCGGTGACCCCGACCACGGCATTCAAGTTTGGCGAAAAGGCCCAAGACCCATTACAAATGTATCTGTCGGACATCTACACGATCTCGGCGAATTTGGCCGGCCTGCCCGCTATTTCGTTGCCCTGCGGGTTCAGCAAGGCCGGCCTGCCGATCGGGTTGCAACTCATCGGCAGGCCGTTTGAAGAGGAAACCCTGTTGCGCGGGGCCCATGCCTACGAGCAGGCCACCAACTGGCGGGCGAAGAAGCCGGTAGTCCGGTCGGCCTGA
- a CDS encoding DUF948 domain-containing protein, which yields MIVEVAAILVAIAFAVLVGYLVPLLIQVRKTVEEAETLVSKLNADLPTLVTELRAMSQNLNDLTGQARGGVEHAAVLLHAVGEVGESVNQVHSLMRGSGGTLLANVASVVAGLRAAKHVVTERFKEGGHHNGG from the coding sequence ATGATTGTCGAAGTCGCTGCTATTCTGGTCGCGATCGCATTCGCGGTGCTGGTCGGGTATCTGGTTCCGCTGTTGATTCAAGTGCGCAAGACGGTCGAGGAAGCCGAGACGTTGGTGAGCAAGCTCAATGCCGACCTCCCGACGCTGGTGACGGAACTGCGGGCGATGAGTCAAAATCTAAACGACCTGACGGGGCAGGCGCGTGGCGGGGTCGAGCATGCCGCCGTGTTGCTGCACGCGGTGGGAGAAGTCGGCGAGTCGGTGAATCAGGTCCATAGTCTGATGCGGGGATCCGGTGGGACGTTGTTGGCGAACGTGGCCAGCGTGGTCGCCGGGCTTCGCGCGGCAAAACACGTTGTCACGGAACGCTTCAAAGAAGGAGGACATCACAATGGCGGATAA
- a CDS encoding YtxH domain-containing protein has product MADNHHGPSSAAVLLGFLSGAALGAVAAILLTPRTGEESRDLLRGYARRAEDGLRDLVGEAGERFEGAVEEGREFIESKKSVLREAFDAGRDAMRREREQFTKGEQS; this is encoded by the coding sequence ATGGCGGATAATCATCATGGTCCATCGTCTGCAGCCGTGTTGTTGGGGTTTTTGAGCGGAGCCGCGTTGGGCGCGGTGGCGGCCATCCTGTTGACGCCGCGAACCGGGGAAGAGTCGCGCGATCTGTTGCGCGGCTATGCACGACGGGCTGAGGACGGACTCCGTGATCTGGTCGGAGAAGCCGGTGAGCGATTTGAAGGTGCGGTCGAAGAGGGCCGGGAGTTCATCGAATCGAAAAAGTCCGTGCTGCGCGAGGCCTTCGATGCGGGGCGCGATGCCATGCGGCGGGAGCGGGAGCAGTTCACTAAGGGAGAGCAGAGTTGA
- the gatB gene encoding Asp-tRNA(Asn)/Glu-tRNA(Gln) amidotransferase subunit GatB: MSVAYEVVIGVEVHAQLRTQSKLFCPCGTTFGRTANSQTCPVCLGLPGSLPVINEKAVEMAVRAGLAMNGTIGVRNRFARKNYFYPDLPKGYQISQYEAPICEHGWIEIAAGGIRKRVRIRRAHLEEDAGKNVHEAGSGMSLVDLNRAGTPLLEIVTEPDLSSSEEVVAYLKALRELLMYLDVCDGNMEEGSFRCEPNLSLRPVGQAAYGTKVELKNINSFKFVKDAVEYEIKRQTKVLSEGGKVYQETRLWNHERGETAVMRSKEEAHDYRYFPDPDLVPLEISVERIKLLRQGLPELASAKQARFTRDYGIPEYDAGILTSSKALSVYFDACVKLYPHPKTVSNWVMGELLRELNHAGIEADASPVTPERLVELLTLVDQGIVSLKVARDIFPDVYASGKAPAQIIQDKGLTQVSDEGSLVTIIHEVLMKHPAQVAQFKEGKQQVLGFLVGQVMKASGGKANPGKVNELLKKTLG, translated from the coding sequence TTGAGCGTCGCCTACGAAGTCGTCATCGGCGTGGAAGTGCATGCGCAGTTGCGCACGCAATCCAAGTTGTTCTGCCCGTGCGGAACCACGTTTGGCCGCACGGCCAATTCGCAGACCTGTCCTGTCTGCCTGGGGTTGCCCGGAAGTCTGCCGGTCATCAATGAAAAGGCTGTGGAAATGGCGGTGCGCGCCGGGCTGGCGATGAACGGGACGATCGGGGTGCGGAACCGATTTGCCCGCAAAAATTACTTTTACCCGGATTTGCCCAAGGGTTATCAAATTTCCCAATACGAAGCGCCGATCTGCGAGCACGGGTGGATTGAGATTGCTGCGGGTGGGATTCGCAAACGTGTGCGTATCCGGCGGGCCCATCTGGAAGAGGACGCCGGGAAAAACGTGCATGAGGCCGGCAGTGGGATGAGTCTCGTGGACCTGAATCGGGCCGGAACGCCGCTGCTTGAAATCGTCACGGAACCGGACCTGAGTTCTTCCGAAGAGGTGGTCGCATACCTGAAGGCCTTGCGCGAACTCCTGATGTATCTCGACGTCTGCGACGGCAACATGGAAGAGGGAAGCTTCCGGTGTGAGCCGAACCTCTCGCTGCGCCCCGTGGGACAGGCCGCCTACGGGACCAAGGTGGAATTGAAGAACATCAATTCGTTCAAGTTCGTCAAAGATGCGGTTGAGTATGAGATCAAGCGACAAACGAAGGTGCTGAGTGAGGGGGGAAAGGTCTATCAGGAAACCAGGCTCTGGAATCACGAACGTGGTGAAACGGCGGTCATGCGCAGCAAGGAAGAGGCGCATGACTACCGGTATTTTCCAGACCCTGACCTGGTGCCGTTGGAGATTTCGGTTGAACGGATTAAGCTGTTGCGCCAGGGGTTGCCGGAATTGGCGTCGGCGAAGCAGGCGCGGTTTACTCGCGACTATGGTATCCCCGAGTACGACGCCGGCATCCTGACCTCCAGCAAAGCCTTGTCGGTGTATTTTGATGCCTGCGTCAAGCTGTATCCCCATCCCAAGACGGTCAGCAATTGGGTCATGGGCGAGCTGTTGCGTGAATTGAATCATGCCGGCATTGAGGCAGATGCTTCGCCGGTCACGCCCGAGCGGCTGGTTGAGTTGCTGACCCTGGTCGACCAGGGCATTGTGAGCCTGAAGGTTGCCAGGGACATCTTTCCGGATGTGTATGCCTCGGGAAAGGCGCCGGCGCAGATTATTCAGGACAAGGGGTTGACGCAGGTATCAGATGAAGGATCCTTGGTGACAATAATTCATGAAGTCTTGATGAAACATCCTGCTCAAGTGGCGCAATTTAAAGAAGGCAAGCAGCAGGTCTTGGGGTTTCTGGTCGGGCAGGTGATGAAAGCGTCCGGCGGCAAGGCGAATCCTGGGAAGGTGAATGAGTTGCTGAAGAAAACGCTGGGGTGA
- the eno gene encoding phosphopyruvate hydratase, protein MSGIRNVKARQIIDSRGNPTVEVEVLLESGAHGRAAVPSGASTGEKEAIELRDGDKKRWMGKGVSKAVTNVSKTIAPRLLGMEALDQAAVDHEMIALDGTKTKGKLGANAILGVSLAVAKAAANETGQPLYRYLGGTNARVLPVPLMNIINGGAHADNRLDLQEFMIMPVGAPRFSDALRMATEVFHTLKALLKKKGLNTAVGDEGGFAPDLQSNEEALALIMEAIEAAGYRPGQDIALALDCAASELYEKGRYRLEAEKNPERSSEEMVSYYGKLLDRYPILSIEDGLSELDWKGWKILTEKLGKRVQLVGDDIFVTNVEIFSKGIAEGIGNSILIKLNQIGTLTETLDAIELAKRSGYTAIISHRSGETEDTTIADVAVATNSGLIKTGSLSRTDRVAKYNQLLRIEDELGTAAVYRGRAAVPSRA, encoded by the coding sequence ATGAGCGGAATCAGGAACGTGAAGGCGCGACAGATCATCGATTCACGAGGCAATCCTACGGTCGAGGTTGAGGTGCTCCTGGAGAGTGGTGCGCATGGGCGGGCGGCGGTCCCGTCCGGAGCCTCGACCGGCGAGAAGGAAGCGATTGAGTTGCGCGACGGGGACAAGAAGCGGTGGATGGGGAAAGGCGTCTCCAAGGCGGTGACGAACGTGAGCAAGACCATTGCCCCTCGCTTGTTGGGCATGGAGGCGTTGGATCAAGCCGCGGTCGATCACGAAATGATCGCGTTGGACGGGACGAAGACTAAGGGGAAGTTGGGCGCGAACGCCATTCTCGGCGTCTCGTTGGCGGTGGCCAAGGCGGCGGCGAATGAGACCGGCCAGCCGTTGTATCGCTATCTCGGCGGGACGAACGCGCGGGTGTTGCCGGTGCCGCTCATGAACATCATCAACGGCGGCGCGCATGCCGACAACCGGTTGGACCTGCAGGAATTCATGATCATGCCGGTCGGCGCGCCACGCTTCAGCGACGCCTTGCGTATGGCCACGGAAGTGTTCCATACCCTGAAGGCCTTGCTGAAGAAAAAGGGGCTGAACACGGCAGTGGGAGACGAGGGCGGATTCGCGCCGGATTTGCAATCAAACGAAGAGGCGCTGGCCTTGATCATGGAAGCGATCGAAGCGGCCGGGTATCGTCCCGGGCAGGATATCGCCTTGGCGTTGGATTGCGCCGCCAGTGAACTGTACGAGAAGGGGCGGTATCGACTGGAGGCCGAGAAGAATCCGGAGCGCTCCTCGGAGGAGATGGTGTCGTATTACGGCAAGTTGTTGGATCGGTACCCAATTCTGTCGATTGAGGATGGCTTGAGCGAATTGGATTGGAAGGGTTGGAAGATCTTGACGGAAAAACTCGGCAAGCGCGTGCAGTTGGTCGGGGACGACATCTTCGTGACCAACGTGGAGATTTTTTCCAAGGGCATCGCGGAAGGCATCGGCAATTCCATTCTGATCAAACTGAATCAGATCGGCACCTTGACGGAGACGTTGGATGCCATCGAACTTGCGAAACGGTCGGGGTACACGGCGATTATTTCGCATCGCTCGGGCGAAACGGAAGATACGACGATTGCGGATGTGGCGGTGGCGACCAACAGCGGCTTGATTAAAACGGGATCGTTGTCCAGAACGGATCGTGTGGCCAAATACAATCAGCTCCTTCGCATCGAAGATGAGTTGGGCACGGCGGCCGTCTACCGGGGCCGTGCGGCTGTTCCATCGAGGGCGTAA
- a CDS encoding septum formation initiator family protein, producing MIIKPNRGRDWLDWQRKVCSAGKWVGLGALLLMMGALLFGEMGIPRYLHLREHAEQLDHELTDLQRLNGELRADLDRVQYDSTRIEELARERLGYVRRGETVYQMAPNGEKERPSPVKTP from the coding sequence GTGATCATTAAACCGAACCGTGGGCGCGACTGGCTGGATTGGCAGCGGAAGGTATGCTCTGCCGGGAAGTGGGTGGGGCTTGGTGCGCTGCTGCTGATGATGGGCGCGCTGCTGTTCGGAGAGATGGGGATCCCGCGGTACCTGCATTTGCGCGAGCACGCCGAGCAACTGGATCACGAACTGACTGATTTGCAGCGGTTGAACGGCGAACTGCGGGCCGATCTGGACCGGGTGCAGTACGACTCGACTAGGATCGAAGAACTGGCCCGGGAACGGTTGGGGTATGTGCGGAGGGGAGAGACGGTCTATCAGATGGCGCCGAACGGAGAAAAGGAACGGCCTTCCCCCGTCAAGACACCATGA
- the era gene encoding GTPase Era — translation MKFGSVAIIGRSNVGKSTLLNRLLKEKIAIVSDKPQTTRTRILGVAHVDGAQIVFLDTPGLHEPRHLLNRRMVRTTLDTFDDADVLYVVVEATAQPGPGDLAVIEHVKQAVAKQARPVVLVINKVDLVNKARLLPLMEQYLRLFPWTEIVPVSAQTADNTDRLLTVTVALLDEGEATYDEDMITDQSMRTLAAELVREKILQQTYEEIPHSVAVEIEEFVETKKLIKIGAVVLVEKESQKGILIGKHGERLKLVGTAAREEMERLFGVKVFLKVWVKVRDSWREDEQTLAELGY, via the coding sequence ATGAAATTTGGAAGTGTGGCCATTATCGGGCGTTCGAACGTGGGAAAATCCACGCTCCTGAATCGCCTCTTGAAAGAAAAGATCGCGATTGTTTCCGACAAGCCGCAAACCACCCGGACGCGAATTCTGGGCGTGGCGCATGTGGACGGCGCGCAGATCGTGTTTCTTGATACGCCGGGACTTCATGAGCCGCGGCACCTGCTGAATCGCCGCATGGTGCGGACGACGCTGGATACCTTTGATGACGCCGATGTCTTGTATGTGGTCGTTGAGGCCACGGCCCAGCCTGGGCCCGGCGATCTGGCCGTGATCGAGCACGTCAAGCAGGCGGTCGCCAAGCAGGCGCGTCCGGTGGTGTTGGTCATCAATAAAGTCGATCTGGTGAACAAGGCACGGCTGCTTCCCTTGATGGAACAGTACCTGCGTCTCTTCCCGTGGACCGAGATCGTGCCGGTGTCGGCTCAGACTGCGGACAATACCGATCGGTTGCTGACGGTCACGGTGGCGCTGCTCGACGAGGGTGAGGCGACCTACGATGAGGACATGATCACGGATCAGTCGATGCGGACGTTGGCGGCGGAGTTGGTGCGGGAGAAGATTCTGCAACAGACCTACGAGGAGATCCCGCATTCGGTCGCGGTGGAGATCGAAGAGTTTGTGGAGACCAAGAAGCTGATTAAAATCGGTGCCGTCGTGTTGGTTGAAAAAGAGTCTCAGAAGGGCATTCTGATCGGCAAGCACGGTGAGCGGCTCAAGTTGGTCGGGACGGCGGCTCGAGAAGAGATGGAGCGGCTGTTCGGCGTGAAGGTCTTTTTGAAAGTGTGGGTGAAGGTGCGCGATTCGTGGCGAGAGGACGAACAAACCCTCGCGGAGCTTGGCTATTAA
- the mgtE gene encoding magnesium transporter has translation MRLVSIQRLLRRGAITNLAKMLARMHPADIANVIDHLSSLKEKREIFELVRGDVKRGQVLSELDGESITLVLSDLLPSDAAWLLKDLGSDDIAHILSVIPNDRAKDILALMRTEDSTEIADLLKYPKGTAGGIMTTEFFALSEDATAQEAIRRLQQATDAEMVFYIYVTDKDDRLVGVLSLRQLLTVPPATPLKNIMTRDLISVAVDMDQEEVSRQVASYNLLAIPVVERDGKLVGIITVDDVVDVIREEATEDMLKMAGAIEEDTMFKSSSMVAARVRLPWLFTNLVGSLLSGMLLWMFRYTIQEVVAIVSFIPVIAAMGGNVGLQSSTLIIRGLATGMVELTDVWKIFFREAKIAFLMGIACSLMLTIVGWLWHQVFLGMVVGVSLITAFLVSTSMATVMPIVLKRMGVDPAVAAGPFVTTANDITGIAIYLTLATIFLEQLR, from the coding sequence GTGCGCCTGGTCTCCATTCAGCGGTTGCTGCGCCGCGGCGCCATCACGAATCTGGCGAAGATGTTGGCGCGCATGCACCCGGCGGACATCGCGAACGTCATCGACCACCTGTCGTCGTTGAAAGAAAAGCGCGAAATCTTCGAATTGGTGCGCGGAGACGTCAAGCGTGGCCAGGTGCTCAGTGAGTTGGACGGCGAAAGCATCACCTTGGTGCTGTCGGACCTGTTGCCCTCCGATGCGGCTTGGCTGTTGAAGGATCTGGGGTCCGACGACATCGCGCACATTTTAAGTGTGATTCCGAACGATCGCGCGAAGGACATCCTGGCGTTGATGCGGACGGAAGACTCTACCGAAATCGCCGACCTGCTCAAGTACCCGAAGGGGACCGCCGGCGGCATCATGACCACGGAGTTTTTCGCGCTCTCCGAGGATGCCACCGCGCAGGAAGCCATTCGCCGGTTGCAGCAGGCAACCGACGCAGAGATGGTGTTTTATATCTACGTGACGGATAAGGACGACCGGCTGGTCGGAGTACTGTCGTTGCGTCAGTTGCTGACCGTTCCACCCGCGACTCCGCTCAAGAACATTATGACCCGTGACCTGATCAGTGTGGCCGTGGACATGGATCAGGAAGAAGTCTCGCGTCAGGTGGCGAGCTATAACCTGCTGGCGATTCCGGTCGTGGAGCGGGATGGAAAGTTAGTGGGGATCATCACGGTGGACGACGTCGTCGATGTCATCCGTGAGGAAGCCACAGAAGACATGTTGAAGATGGCCGGGGCCATTGAAGAGGACACGATGTTCAAGTCCTCCAGCATGGTCGCCGCGCGTGTGCGCCTCCCCTGGTTGTTTACCAATCTCGTGGGGAGTCTGTTGTCCGGCATGCTGCTCTGGATGTTCCGATACACGATTCAGGAAGTGGTGGCCATTGTCAGCTTTATTCCCGTCATCGCCGCCATGGGGGGCAACGTCGGCCTTCAGTCCTCTACGCTCATCATTCGTGGGTTGGCCACCGGGATGGTGGAATTGACCGATGTCTGGAAGATTTTCTTCCGCGAAGCGAAGATCGCTTTCCTGATGGGCATCGCCTGCAGTCTGATGCTGACGATTGTCGGCTGGTTATGGCACCAGGTGTTCCTCGGAATGGTCGTGGGCGTGTCGCTCATTACGGCCTTTCTCGTCTCGACGAGCATGGCCACGGTCATGCCCATCGTCTTGAAACGAATGGGCGTGGATCCCGCCGTTGCGGCCGGGCCGTTTGTAACCACAGCCAACGATATCACCGGCATCGCCATTTACCTCACACTGGCGACGATTTTCCTCGAGCAGCTTCGCTAA
- the recO gene encoding DNA repair protein RecO — protein MPLVKTAAIVLHSRKWGDADRIVTFYTMRLGKLRGVARGARKLKSRLGGMIEPFTLCQLDLFEKPGDSLYRISQVTIDEPFSKFRADLALMTAAGRMVNLVNAVMAEGDAEPRVFEMLESGLRMLLESRDAAWTTLLFQIRLLGMTGFRPQTEQCATCGQVRQGPLPQFSPLAGGMVCERCASRQPFRCTVLSRGSVAFLHQALQIQPALLSRLHAAGQVRAEVESVIESYVTVVAGRRLPPVDFLTGGGSA, from the coding sequence ATGCCGCTGGTAAAAACGGCCGCGATCGTCCTGCATAGCCGGAAGTGGGGCGATGCCGATCGGATCGTGACGTTCTATACCATGCGACTGGGGAAACTGCGCGGAGTCGCCAGGGGAGCGCGGAAGCTGAAGAGCCGGTTGGGCGGGATGATCGAGCCGTTTACGCTCTGCCAACTCGATCTGTTCGAAAAACCTGGCGATTCGCTGTACCGGATTTCCCAGGTCACCATCGATGAGCCATTCTCAAAGTTTCGTGCCGATCTCGCACTTATGACGGCCGCCGGTCGCATGGTCAATCTTGTCAACGCCGTGATGGCGGAGGGCGATGCGGAACCGCGTGTCTTCGAGATGCTGGAATCCGGTCTACGTATGTTGTTGGAGAGTCGCGATGCCGCGTGGACGACGCTGCTTTTTCAGATCCGCTTGCTGGGTATGACCGGATTTCGACCCCAAACGGAACAATGTGCCACCTGCGGGCAGGTTCGTCAGGGGCCGCTTCCGCAATTTTCGCCATTGGCCGGAGGAATGGTCTGCGAACGGTGTGCGAGTCGGCAACCGTTCAGGTGCACAGTCCTGTCCCGTGGCAGTGTCGCGTTTCTTCATCAGGCATTGCAGATCCAGCCTGCACTATTAAGCCGGTTGCATGCGGCCGGGCAGGTGCGGGCCGAGGTCGAATCCGTCATCGAGAGTTATGTCACCGTGGTGGCGGGGCGTCGATTGCCGCCTGTGGATTTTTTAACCGGCGGAGGTTCCGCCTGA
- a CDS encoding DUF971 domain-containing protein, giving the protein MSDVVLEPTDMEWVEKGVLSITWNDGHKARYPVRYLRQHCPCAACTDEWTGELRLKPDDVPLVIMLQDIQPVGRYAFQITWSDGHDTGIYSYTFLRRLCQCDLCQPVKPVEPRSRRLL; this is encoded by the coding sequence ATGAGTGATGTGGTGCTTGAGCCCACGGACATGGAGTGGGTTGAGAAGGGTGTATTGAGCATTACGTGGAATGACGGCCACAAAGCCCGTTATCCGGTCCGGTATTTGCGGCAGCATTGTCCCTGTGCCGCCTGCACCGACGAATGGACCGGCGAACTGCGGTTGAAGCCGGATGATGTTCCGTTGGTGATCATGCTGCAGGATATCCAGCCGGTTGGACGGTATGCGTTTCAGATTACCTGGAGTGATGGGCACGATACGGGGATCTATTCGTACACGTTTCTTCGCCGGTTATGCCAGTGCGATCTGTGTCAGCCGGTGAAACCGGTGGAGCCGCGTTCCAGGCGGTTGCTGTAA